A window from Amblyomma americanum isolate KBUSLIRL-KWMA chromosome 7, ASM5285725v1, whole genome shotgun sequence encodes these proteins:
- the LOC144097447 gene encoding uncharacterized protein LOC144097447 isoform X1 codes for MRTAPLSPTGLTSSEQAMSTGFHFASSATTVPLLSKHAVPDSYQSSRMSRPKSSPPSPVLPPATLRGAWISHNLRYRHNFRATETRDPVPSTSMAGLLKRFTILGQNAHGLVIVLVTLGLCAFVWVVLAAALTHHAIFVGEDPDILKDEDIDADVQLHLEGSSVSKPPSRLEASPGAVVVVHPWRTKAAHKLNGADGVAATKPPSDEPGRVLGVRGNDSSGHKPSGDVPIHPNLDAEDARHSEPARDFSEPVLISWNPTRARKSSRRPKRARHLYPRRHVRDENGAFPFPPFLSRANEGCSLWKCSLRHTCAESSSTALPSKLSDNSPQRLGPWRNIHAEVQPHRSTHQGGSSTLPEM; via the exons ATGAGAACAGCGCCCTTGTCCCCAACGGGGCTGACTTCTTCGGAGCAGGCCATGTCGACCGGCTTCCACTTCGCGTCGTCCGCGACAACAGTGCCCCTTCTTTCCAAGCACGCTGTTCCTGACTCTTACCAGTCATCTCGAATGAGCCGCCCGAAGTCGTCGCCGCCGTCACCTGTGCTGCCGCCAGCAACACTGCGTGGCGCTTGGATATCTCATAACT TGAGGTACAGGCATAACTTCAGAGCCACCGAGACACGCGATCCAGTGCCTTCGACGTCCATGGCTGGCCTTCTCAAGCGGTTTACCATTTTAGGCCAGAACGCTCACGGACTGGTCATCGTGCTCGTCACGTTAGGTCTCTGCGCCTTCGTCTGGGTCGTACTGGCGGCCGCGCTGACCCACCACGCCATCTTTGTCGGCGAGGACCCTGACATTCTCAAGGACGAAGATATCGACGCAGACGTCCAGCTTCACCTAGAAGGGAGCTCTGTGTCCAAGCCCCCGAGCAGGCTGGAGGCCAGCCCTGGAGCCGTCGTTGTCGTTCACCCCTGGAGGACCAAAGCTGCGCACAAGCTGAACGGAGCAGACGGAGtggccgcaacgaaaccgccgaGTGACGAGCCAGGAAGAGTCTTGGGCGTTCGTGGAAACGATAGCAGCGGACACAAGCCTAGCGGAGACGTTCCTATCCACCCGAACCTCGACGCTGAGGATGCGAGACACAGCGAACCCGCGCGCGACTTTTCCGAGCCCGTGCTCATCAGCTGGAACCCTACTCGGGCCAGGAAAAGTTCTCGCAGGCCGAAGCGCGCACGGCACCTGTACCCGAGGCGCCATGTAAGAGACGAGAACGGCGCGTTTCCTTTTCCTCCTTTCCTTTCGCGCGCCAATGAGGGCTGCAGTTTATGGAAGTGCAGTCTGCGACACACGTGTGCAGAGAGCTCGAGCACCGCATTGCCCTCAAAGCTAAGCGACAACTCGCCGCAGCGCCTAGGTCCTTGGCGCAACATTCACGCGGAAGTACAACCGCATAGATCTACACACCAGGGAGGCTCGAGCACGTTGCCCGAAATGTAA
- the LOC144097447 gene encoding uncharacterized protein LOC144097447 isoform X2, with amino-acid sequence MRTAPLSPTGLTSSEQAMSTGFHFASSATTVPLLSKHAVPDSYQSSRMSRPKSSPPSPVLPPATLRGAWISHNLRYRHNFRATETRDPVPSTSMAGLLKRFTILGQNAHGLVIVLVTLGLCAFVWVVLAAALTHHAIFVGEDPDILKDEDIDADVQLHLEGSSVSKPPSRLEASPGAVVVVHPWRTKAAHKLNGADGVAATKPPSDEPGRVLGVRGNDSSGHKPSGDVPIHPNLDAEDARHSEPARDFSEPVLISWNPTRARKSSRRPKRARHLYPRRHIHRESAGGSPDPGSAAQTITTNRSV; translated from the exons ATGAGAACAGCGCCCTTGTCCCCAACGGGGCTGACTTCTTCGGAGCAGGCCATGTCGACCGGCTTCCACTTCGCGTCGTCCGCGACAACAGTGCCCCTTCTTTCCAAGCACGCTGTTCCTGACTCTTACCAGTCATCTCGAATGAGCCGCCCGAAGTCGTCGCCGCCGTCACCTGTGCTGCCGCCAGCAACACTGCGTGGCGCTTGGATATCTCATAACT TGAGGTACAGGCATAACTTCAGAGCCACCGAGACACGCGATCCAGTGCCTTCGACGTCCATGGCTGGCCTTCTCAAGCGGTTTACCATTTTAGGCCAGAACGCTCACGGACTGGTCATCGTGCTCGTCACGTTAGGTCTCTGCGCCTTCGTCTGGGTCGTACTGGCGGCCGCGCTGACCCACCACGCCATCTTTGTCGGCGAGGACCCTGACATTCTCAAGGACGAAGATATCGACGCAGACGTCCAGCTTCACCTAGAAGGGAGCTCTGTGTCCAAGCCCCCGAGCAGGCTGGAGGCCAGCCCTGGAGCCGTCGTTGTCGTTCACCCCTGGAGGACCAAAGCTGCGCACAAGCTGAACGGAGCAGACGGAGtggccgcaacgaaaccgccgaGTGACGAGCCAGGAAGAGTCTTGGGCGTTCGTGGAAACGATAGCAGCGGACACAAGCCTAGCGGAGACGTTCCTATCCACCCGAACCTCGACGCTGAGGATGCGAGACACAGCGAACCCGCGCGCGACTTTTCCGAGCCCGTGCTCATCAGCTGGAACCCTACTCGGGCCAGGAAAAGTTCTCGCAGGCCGAAGCGCGCACGGCACCTGTACCCGAGGCGCCAT ATTCATCGCGAGTCCGCAGGAGGGAGTCCGGACCCTGGCAGCGCGGCTCAAACAATTACGACCAACCGATCTGTCTGA